The genomic interval ATTGAGTGGCGGAGCCGCCGGCACTCACAGAGAACGGCGAGATCATCGACTGGAACAGACTTCCAGGCATTCCGTTGTAGCGGGCAAAAAAGCTGTCGCCGCCACGGGAATCGCCGAATGAGGCGCCGTCCTGGTCGAAGTCCGTGATCGTCACACCGGCGCTCGTCTGGCCCACCGCGTTCGAGATGGTCGGGAAGCTGAGCAGAGCGGACGAAATCGTGAAGTGCGTCGTCGTGGCGCCGGCAAACACCGCGTACCCAATGGCAACGACAGGGTCGTTGACGTAGCGGGCATAGCCGCTGCTGAGCGTGGCGATCGTGACGCCCTCGGCGTTCTTGATGTCGACCGACTGAGCCAACGACCACGAATTCGTATAGTTGTTGGGATCGAAGCCGGCCTGCTCTCGGGTCACCTCGAAGGTGCCGGTGCCGAGGCTGTTGGTGGCCGTGACTTTGAAGATCACGTTGCCGAAGTCGGCGCTGGCGGCAGCGGCCAGAGACGCAAAAGCGAGAATAGCGATATTGGTACGAAGCAAGCGAGTATTCACCATGTCCTCCCCACGAAACGATCAATTCGAGCGCACACCCATTGATGTGCTATCTCGTGAGGTCAAGTATACGGGACAATCGCCAGATCCGACCTAGCAAAAGTTCCGGGTTTGAGTCACAAAAACGCGACTGAGCGTCCCGGAACCAGAGAGTTCCTAAGCAAGTTTGCGGGGATCAGCGCCGCCGCCGCAGACAGCCCACGAATCCGAGAGCAAGGGCCGCGAGCATTGACGGCTCCGGAACCGGCAACACCTCGTACCGGGAGGTTCCGCCAGCAAAGTCGAACGACGACAAGCGGAAGTCCCAATGTGCCGTCATGTCGCTCACCGGTGCTCCGACGTTGACCCAACCGTAGTTGTCGTTGTGCGTCAGCGAGCCGTTTGCACCAACCCCAAAAGAAGCCAGAGCCGAATGAAACTCAGAGCCAGGCACACCGTTGTAGAGCGCGCGATAAGAATTCGTTCCGGAGGCGCTGCCAGTGAAGCTGGCCGTATCGCCCAAGACGTCGGTCACCGTGACTCCGGCGCTCGTCTGGCCCGTGGGGTTGGCGATCGTTGCGAACGACATCGTTGCCGACCAAATCGAGAAGTGCGTCGTCGAGGCGCCTGCTCCCACCGAAAAACCGAGGCTGATCAGAGGGTCGTTGGAATAGTAGATGACCGCGCCCATCAACGTGGCGATGATCTCTTGAGCGTCGTTCCTGATGTCAACCTGCTCAGGCAGCGACCAGAAGTAGCCCTGTCCCGAGTTGGTCACATATTGGGAATCGTATTGAGCCTCAAAGGAGCCGGTGCCGGCAGCGTTGGAGGCAATGACCTTGAACATGGGCCCGCCGAAGTCGGCATAGGACAACGCCGTCAAAGCGGACAAGGACGCGACGAAAAATAGCGAACGAACCGAGCGCAAATACACCATCTTCCTCACCACCCAATCAAACAGGGAGCAACCCAAAGCGGCTGCAACCCAGCAATATTGACAGTATAACCCGAACTTGCCAAGATAGACCTGGCAAAAATATCAGTTGTACTGGTCAAATTGCCTGGGTTGTGCCTGAACTGCCGGAACTCTGAAGGGTCCCAGATACAGCCGCGCCTGGAACTTTCCGAGCCAAAAGTGGCATCTAATAAGGTCATGCGACCAACCAAAATCCTGACGGTCCTCGTGCTCGCCTCGCTCGCCACGCTTTCT from Armatimonadota bacterium carries:
- a CDS encoding PEP-CTERM sorting domain-containing protein; its protein translation is MVYLRSVRSLFFVASLSALTALSYADFGGPMFKVIASNAAGTGSFEAQYDSQYVTNSGQGYFWSLPEQVDIRNDAQEIIATLMGAVIYYSNDPLISLGFSVGAGASTTHFSIWSATMSFATIANPTGQTSAGVTVTDVLGDTASFTGSASGTNSYRALYNGVPGSEFHSALASFGVGANGSLTHNDNYGWVNVGAPVSDMTAHWDFRLSSFDFAGGTSRYEVLPVPEPSMLAALALGFVGCLRRRR
- a CDS encoding PEP-CTERM sorting domain-containing protein; translated protein: MLRTNIAILAFASLAAAASADFGNVIFKVTATNSLGTGTFEVTREQAGFDPNNYTNSWSLAQSVDIKNAEGVTIATLSSGYARYVNDPVVAIGYAVFAGATTTHFTISSALLSFPTISNAVGQTSAGVTITDFDQDGASFGDSRGGDSFFARYNGMPGSLFQSMISPFSVSAGGSATQSANYGWAPVAGAVSDMHAVWDFDLSAMDLAGGTSRYEILAVPEPATIAVLGLAVAALARRRRK